A single genomic interval of Roseibaca calidilacus harbors:
- a CDS encoding universal stress protein — protein sequence MSVLLVLMARTGGQTMKRIMFATDFSERSDRALRRAVILARAHDAVLEIVHVVDDDRPRRIVDHEANDARQLLGELARNLKDLDGVSCSTQIVQDDPFAGILKAVAKATPDLLVIGPHRRQILRDAFVGTTAERTIRAASCTVLMVNGPPVGPWRHMLHTTDLSEAAEKALKRFIGLGLGAGARSSVLTVFDAPALRLAMSDSMGKEGQEDYLNDLRTDARKSLAAFISRLGIGQAEKVVRPEESTVANEILKAAEELKADLIVIATSGKGAVARMVLGSVAGQVLKDAQCDVLVIPPGAA from the coding sequence TTGAGTGTTTTACTTGTCCTCATGGCAAGGACAGGAGGGCAGACCATGAAAAGGATCATGTTTGCGACCGATTTTTCGGAAAGGTCTGATCGAGCGCTCCGGCGCGCGGTCATCCTTGCACGGGCGCATGATGCCGTTCTGGAGATCGTGCATGTGGTCGACGACGATCGGCCACGCCGGATCGTCGATCACGAGGCAAACGATGCCCGCCAGCTTCTCGGCGAACTTGCCCGCAACCTGAAGGATCTGGACGGTGTCTCCTGCAGTACGCAGATCGTGCAGGACGATCCTTTTGCCGGGATCCTCAAGGCGGTGGCCAAGGCTACCCCCGACCTTCTGGTCATAGGGCCGCATCGCCGGCAGATCCTGCGAGATGCCTTTGTCGGGACCACGGCTGAACGCACGATTCGCGCGGCGTCCTGCACGGTGCTGATGGTGAACGGCCCGCCCGTCGGCCCCTGGCGCCACATGCTGCATACAACGGACCTCTCTGAGGCCGCAGAGAAGGCCCTCAAGCGATTTATTGGGCTGGGTCTTGGCGCGGGCGCGCGATCATCTGTGCTGACCGTCTTCGACGCGCCCGCCCTGCGCCTTGCGATGTCCGACAGCATGGGCAAGGAAGGACAGGAAGATTACCTGAACGACCTGCGCACTGACGCGCGAAAGTCTCTGGCGGCGTTCATCTCGCGGCTGGGGATTGGACAGGCGGAAAAGGTCGTCCGGCCTGAAGAATCGACCGTCGCCAATGAAATTCTAAAGGCGGCGGAAGAGCTGAAAGCGGACCTTATCGTCATTGCGACCAGCGGCAAGGGTGCAGTCGCCCGCATGGTTCTGGGCAGCGTGGCCGGGCAGGTTTTGAAAGACGCGCAATGTGACGTCTTGGTCATTCCGCCCGGCGCGGCCTGA
- a CDS encoding helix-turn-helix domain-containing protein — translation MPLDQYQTIKDVADRLKVAEATVRHWVKLGHLRAINIGKGWRIANTDLNEFLRLHQTAPRQQSDGPNGSDSEGKP, via the coding sequence ATGCCGCTGGATCAGTATCAAACCATCAAGGACGTCGCTGACCGCCTGAAGGTGGCCGAGGCGACCGTGCGCCACTGGGTCAAACTTGGCCATTTGCGCGCCATCAATATCGGCAAGGGCTGGCGCATTGCCAATACCGATCTGAACGAATTCCTGCGGCTGCATCAGACAGCACCGAGGCAGCAGAGCGATGGACCGAACGGTTCTGATTCCGAAGGGAAGCCTTGA
- a CDS encoding cation:proton antiporter produces MPILTPFAEVALLLVMAAGIGLIGTLARQPLIVSFIAVGLIAGPSALDVVRSDAQIDLLSELGIAVLLFLVGIKLDVKLIRSLGVVSVMTGLGQVIFTAFFGYLIGLSLGLGHITSLYVAVALTFSSTIIIVKLLSDKREIDALHGQIALGFLIVQDLVVVLAMIVLSAIGIGAADGGHGGGSVAMVLASGLALVAVVVLFVRYAADPLTERLARAPELLVIFAIALAAMFAAVGDFVGLGKEVGGLMAGVALASTPYRETIAARLAPLRDFLLLFFFIALGATLDLSLLGTHVTGAILFSLFVLIGNPLIVLAIMGAMGYRKRTGFLAGLTVAQISEFSLIFVAMGVSIGHVTEDALGLVTMVGLVTIAASTYMITYSHQLYTLFEPLLGVFERKNTPREPSEAGTHAASSYRIIIFGLGRFGTAIGLRLHKRGIRVLGVDFNPQAVRRWRDLGLEADFGDASDPEFVTELPFRGAEWLVSTVPIHPTGLSHEDTRRTLIQLARSAGFTGQIAAASHSSGDSAALFGAGVDLVLEPFQDAADRAVELLSGAVTEERTDFPEIAAEGRATG; encoded by the coding sequence ATGCCGATACTGACCCCCTTTGCCGAAGTGGCCCTGCTTTTGGTCATGGCCGCCGGGATCGGTCTGATCGGCACGCTGGCGCGCCAGCCCCTGATCGTCAGCTTCATAGCGGTCGGGCTGATTGCGGGGCCGTCGGCGCTGGATGTCGTGCGGTCGGACGCGCAGATCGACCTCTTGTCGGAACTTGGCATTGCGGTGCTGCTGTTTCTGGTCGGCATCAAGCTGGACGTAAAGCTGATCCGGTCGCTGGGCGTGGTGTCGGTGATGACCGGGCTTGGGCAGGTCATCTTTACCGCATTCTTCGGCTATCTGATCGGTCTGTCGCTGGGGCTTGGTCACATCACCAGCCTTTACGTCGCAGTCGCGCTGACGTTTTCCTCGACCATCATCATCGTCAAACTTCTGTCCGACAAACGCGAGATCGACGCGCTGCATGGCCAGATCGCGCTGGGGTTTCTGATCGTCCAGGACCTTGTCGTGGTGTTGGCAATGATCGTGCTGTCGGCCATCGGCATCGGCGCTGCGGACGGCGGGCATGGCGGCGGGTCGGTGGCGATGGTGCTGGCCTCCGGACTGGCGCTCGTGGCGGTGGTGGTCTTGTTCGTGCGCTACGCCGCCGATCCCTTGACGGAACGGCTGGCCCGCGCACCCGAACTTCTGGTGATCTTCGCCATTGCACTCGCCGCAATGTTTGCCGCCGTCGGCGATTTTGTCGGCTTGGGCAAAGAGGTGGGCGGTCTGATGGCAGGCGTGGCGCTGGCCTCTACCCCATACCGCGAGACCATCGCCGCCCGGCTGGCGCCCTTGCGGGACTTCCTGCTTTTGTTCTTCTTCATCGCGCTTGGGGCCACGCTGGACCTGTCGCTTCTAGGCACGCATGTCACCGGGGCGATCCTGTTCTCGCTGTTCGTGCTGATCGGCAACCCGTTGATCGTGCTGGCGATCATGGGGGCTATGGGCTACCGAAAGCGCACCGGATTCCTGGCCGGGCTGACGGTGGCGCAGATCAGCGAATTCTCGTTGATCTTCGTCGCGATGGGCGTGTCGATCGGGCATGTGACCGAGGACGCGCTTGGCCTTGTCACCATGGTGGGCCTCGTGACCATCGCGGCTTCGACCTACATGATCACCTATTCGCATCAGCTTTACACGCTGTTCGAGCCGCTGCTTGGTGTCTTCGAACGCAAGAACACCCCGCGAGAGCCCTCCGAGGCCGGGACCCATGCGGCCAGCAGCTACAGGATCATCATTTTCGGTCTGGGCCGCTTTGGCACCGCCATCGGACTGCGGCTCCACAAACGCGGCATCCGGGTGCTGGGTGTGGATTTCAACCCGCAAGCGGTGCGGCGCTGGCGCGATCTTGGGCTTGAGGCCGATTTTGGCGATGCGAGCGACCCCGAGTTTGTCACCGAACTGCCGTTTCGGGGGGCGGAGTGGTTGGTCTCGACCGTGCCGATCCACCCCACGGGCCTAAGCCACGAAGACACCCGCCGGACACTGATCCAACTGGCGCGCTCGGCCGGGTTCACAGGTCAGATCGCCGCCGCCTCACACAGCAGCGGTGACAGCGCTGCCCTGTTCGGCGCGGGCGTCGATCTGGTGCTGGAGCCCTTTCAGGACGCGGCTGACCGGGCGGTGGAACTCTTGTCCGGTGCCGTGACCGAGGAACGAACCGACTTTCCCGAAATCGCGGCCGAGGGCCGGGCAACGGGCTAA
- a CDS encoding SDR family NAD(P)-dependent oxidoreductase codes for MNRLAGKTAIVTGGAVGIGRACVIRMAEEGAKVAILDMLEAEGKALAADLTAKDHEVGVWPVDVADEAGMKAAIDAVAARFGGLQVLVNNAGISGSPKPTDQVTEAEWDLVQAVNVKGVFFGTKHAIPHLRAAGKGSIINLSSIAGLIGIGGIAPYHASKGAVRLMTKNDAITYAAEKIRVNSIHPAYIWTPMVENHLRATAPDLEAAKAAAGAAHPIGTMGEPDDIAWAVVWLASEEAKFVTGTEIVIDGGYTAR; via the coding sequence ATGAACCGACTTGCAGGCAAGACCGCCATCGTGACCGGGGGTGCCGTCGGCATCGGCCGCGCCTGTGTCATCCGCATGGCCGAGGAAGGGGCAAAGGTTGCCATCCTTGACATGCTGGAGGCCGAGGGCAAGGCGCTGGCCGCCGACCTGACGGCAAAGGACCATGAAGTCGGCGTTTGGCCAGTCGATGTTGCGGACGAGGCCGGGATGAAAGCCGCCATCGACGCCGTAGCCGCCCGGTTCGGCGGCCTGCAGGTGCTGGTGAACAACGCGGGCATTTCCGGCAGCCCCAAGCCCACCGATCAGGTGACCGAGGCGGAGTGGGACCTTGTGCAGGCGGTGAACGTGAAAGGCGTGTTCTTTGGCACCAAGCATGCGATCCCGCATCTGCGCGCGGCGGGAAAGGGTTCGATCATCAACCTGTCCTCCATCGCGGGGCTAATCGGCATTGGTGGTATTGCACCCTATCATGCCTCAAAGGGTGCGGTGCGTCTGATGACCAAGAATGACGCCATCACCTATGCGGCGGAAAAGATCCGGGTGAACTCGATTCACCCCGCCTATATCTGGACACCGATGGTCGAAAACCACTTGCGCGCCACCGCCCCTGATCTGGAGGCGGCAAAGGCGGCGGCGGGGGCAGCACACCCCATCGGCACCATGGGCGAGCCTGACGACATCGCATGGGCGGTGGTCTGGCTGGCCTCGGAAGAGGCCAAGTTTGTCACCGGCACCGAGATCGTCATCGACGGCGGCTATACCGCGCGATGA
- a CDS encoding HAD-IC family P-type ATPase, whose product MDLTEPHAIPVADCLADLAATPDGLTAPEAARRLAEHGPNRLPEVRARGPLVRFLRQFHNVLIYVLIGAAVVTGALQHWVDTGVILAVVLANAIIGFIQEGKAEAAMAAIRGMLAPKASVLRDGRRVSVDGADLVPGDIVLLEAGDKVPADLRVIEARGLAAQEAILTGESVPVEKGQTPVATDAALGDRRSMLWSGTLVTIGTARGLVVATGQATEIGRIGGLLAGVEQLTTPLVKQIDHFARWLSFLILLVAGLLLVWGYYVGHMPFAELFMAVVGVAVAAIPEGLPAVMTITLAIGVQAMARRNAIVRRLPAIEAIGSVSVICTDKTGTLTRNEMVVAAAETAEGVFAIDGEGYAPTGAITQAGDLERLARAAALCNDAALSWKEGVWMVEGDPMEGALLAFAGKVGGDPTAHRLDAIPFDSRHRFMAVLTEGPLGRVTHVKGAPERVLRMCGGIDLPHWYDRAEALGRRGLRVLALAERAETGERIDAAALEDGLTFLGLVGLIDPPRPQAIAAVAECRAAGIRVKMITGDHAGTAAAIAAQIGLANPNRVLTGADLDKLDDAQLALEVADVDIFARTSPEHKLRLVTALQARGLSVAMTGDGVNDAPALKRADAGIAMGLKGSEAAKEAADLVLADDNFASIAAAVREGRTVYDNLKKVISWTLPTNAGESMVVVLALLLGLAMPITAVQILWINLITGITLGLALAFEPTEAGTMARPPRARRAPILSGGLVWHVVLVAVLFLAAVFGIFTYATGKGYPLALAQTMAMNTLVVLEIFHLFFIRNIHSTSLTWAAARGTKMVWTVVIAITAAQFAVTYLPPLQAVLGTSPVPLMDGLLIVAIGAAFFALIEIEKQIRLGLKG is encoded by the coding sequence ATGGACCTGACCGAACCGCACGCCATCCCCGTCGCCGATTGCCTTGCCGACCTTGCCGCAACACCCGATGGTCTGACTGCGCCCGAGGCGGCGCGGCGGCTGGCCGAACATGGGCCAAACCGCCTGCCGGAAGTGCGGGCGCGGGGGCCGCTGGTCCGTTTCCTGCGGCAATTCCACAATGTGCTGATCTATGTGCTGATCGGTGCTGCGGTTGTGACGGGGGCCTTGCAGCATTGGGTCGATACCGGGGTGATCCTTGCCGTGGTGCTGGCGAACGCCATCATCGGCTTCATCCAGGAGGGCAAGGCCGAAGCCGCGATGGCGGCGATCCGGGGCATGCTGGCACCAAAGGCCTCCGTGTTGCGCGATGGGCGACGGGTATCGGTGGACGGGGCCGACCTTGTGCCCGGCGACATCGTGCTGCTGGAGGCTGGCGACAAGGTGCCCGCCGACCTGCGGGTGATCGAGGCGCGGGGTCTGGCCGCGCAAGAGGCGATCCTGACCGGCGAATCTGTGCCGGTCGAAAAGGGTCAAACCCCGGTTGCCACCGATGCAGCCCTTGGCGACCGTCGGTCGATGCTGTGGTCGGGCACACTGGTTACCATCGGCACCGCGCGCGGGCTGGTGGTGGCGACGGGTCAGGCCACCGAAATCGGGCGCATCGGCGGGCTTCTGGCAGGGGTCGAACAACTGACTACCCCCTTGGTCAAGCAGATCGACCATTTCGCGCGCTGGCTGTCGTTCCTGATCCTGCTGGTCGCGGGCCTTCTGCTCGTCTGGGGCTACTACGTCGGCCACATGCCCTTTGCTGAACTTTTCATGGCCGTGGTCGGCGTCGCTGTGGCGGCAATCCCCGAAGGCTTGCCCGCCGTGATGACGATCACTCTGGCCATCGGCGTGCAGGCCATGGCGCGGCGCAACGCGATCGTCCGCCGCCTGCCTGCGATCGAGGCCATCGGCTCGGTCTCGGTGATCTGCACCGACAAGACCGGCACGCTGACCCGCAACGAAATGGTGGTGGCGGCGGCGGAGACAGCGGAGGGTGTCTTTGCCATCGATGGCGAGGGCTATGCGCCGACAGGTGCCATCACCCAGGCGGGTGATCTTGAGCGGCTCGCCCGCGCGGCGGCGCTGTGCAACGACGCCGCCCTGTCTTGGAAGGAAGGGGTCTGGATGGTCGAGGGCGACCCGATGGAAGGCGCTTTACTAGCCTTTGCGGGCAAGGTTGGCGGCGACCCTACCGCGCACCGCCTGGACGCCATCCCCTTCGACAGTCGCCACCGCTTCATGGCCGTGCTGACCGAAGGACCGCTGGGCCGCGTGACCCATGTAAAAGGCGCGCCGGAGCGCGTGCTGCGCATGTGTGGCGGGATTGACCTGCCTCACTGGTACGACAGGGCCGAAGCGCTGGGGCGGCGGGGCTTGCGCGTGCTGGCGCTGGCAGAACGGGCCGAGACGGGCGAGCGGATCGATGCAGCCGCGCTGGAAGACGGGCTGACTTTCCTTGGCCTTGTCGGCCTGATCGACCCGCCCCGCCCCCAGGCGATTGCCGCCGTGGCCGAATGTCGGGCTGCGGGCATCCGCGTCAAGATGATCACCGGTGATCATGCCGGAACCGCCGCTGCCATTGCCGCACAGATCGGGCTGGCGAACCCCAACCGCGTGCTGACTGGGGCTGACCTCGACAAGTTGGACGATGCGCAACTGGCGCTGGAGGTGGCGGATGTCGACATCTTCGCCCGCACCAGCCCTGAGCACAAACTCCGCCTTGTGACTGCGCTACAGGCACGTGGTCTGTCTGTCGCGATGACCGGCGACGGGGTGAACGACGCGCCCGCCCTTAAACGCGCCGATGCGGGCATCGCCATGGGGCTGAAGGGATCTGAAGCCGCTAAGGAGGCCGCCGATCTGGTGCTGGCTGACGACAATTTCGCCAGTATCGCCGCCGCCGTGCGGGAGGGGCGAACCGTTTATGACAACCTCAAAAAGGTCATCAGCTGGACCCTGCCCACCAATGCGGGCGAATCGATGGTTGTGGTGCTGGCCCTGCTTTTGGGCCTCGCCATGCCGATTACGGCGGTGCAAATCCTGTGGATCAACCTGATCACCGGCATCACGCTGGGCCTCGCGCTGGCGTTCGAGCCGACAGAAGCAGGCACCATGGCCCGCCCGCCGCGCGCCCGCCGCGCGCCGATCCTGTCGGGCGGGTTGGTTTGGCATGTCGTTCTGGTGGCTGTGCTGTTCCTCGCGGCGGTCTTCGGGATCTTCACCTATGCCACAGGCAAAGGCTATCCACTGGCCTTGGCGCAAACGATGGCGATGAACACGCTGGTGGTGCTGGAAATCTTCCATCTGTTCTTTATCCGCAACATCCACAGCACTTCACTGACATGGGCTGCAGCGCGCGGGACGAAAATGGTCTGGACCGTGGTCATTGCCATCACCGCCGCGCAATTCGCTGTAACCTACCTGCCACCCCTGCAAGCAGTGCTGGGCACAAGCCCCGTTCCGCTGATGGACGGACTGCTGATCGTGGCCATCGGCGCCGCCTTTTTCGCGCTGATCGAGATAGAAAAGCAGATCAGGCTGGGGCTGAAAGGATGA
- a CDS encoding phage minor head protein, producing MQHNLREFLRHGGSGQYVFASQNGAVYGYRAGISIKSLFPGYADPRADFTDQLDRVIADNTRMLLNALTPPDTVPRVSEDDLRDVSDAKEEALRQWDARLTAIFEEYETHPQRLRPLRTAMEERLLRAFAGLINQLRQQDLGIERYIWRSQDDAKVRDSHAERDDQVFRWDEPPAGGHPGQAHNCRCYAEPVSPSTPDDVTLVDYVPRAGGYPLQDLAEHEAAGGHTIELHVGKSEAFLIGMVTVPQARTLFYTVYRWRHGSFSSPAAAERLTNANLSRNADIVNAVATGRLEDAFITSTFSSITGQEAYRLTRRASSPIRLRTTYGVGTYIRHAPDMPNGFIIITSYPRDE from the coding sequence ATGCAGCACAATCTACGGGAATTTCTTCGCCACGGTGGCAGCGGGCAGTACGTGTTCGCAAGCCAGAACGGAGCCGTGTACGGCTACCGCGCGGGCATTTCGATCAAGTCACTTTTTCCCGGCTATGCGGACCCGCGGGCCGATTTCACCGACCAACTCGACCGCGTGATCGCCGACAACACCCGGATGCTGTTGAATGCGCTGACGCCCCCGGACACCGTGCCACGGGTGTCCGAAGACGACCTTCGCGACGTGTCGGATGCGAAGGAGGAGGCGCTGCGCCAGTGGGATGCGCGGTTGACGGCCATCTTCGAGGAATACGAGACCCATCCGCAGCGCCTTCGCCCCCTGCGAACCGCAATGGAAGAACGCCTGCTGCGGGCCTTCGCAGGCCTGATCAATCAGCTTCGGCAGCAGGACCTCGGCATAGAGCGATACATCTGGCGCTCCCAAGACGATGCGAAAGTGCGCGACAGCCACGCCGAACGCGATGATCAGGTGTTTCGCTGGGACGAGCCGCCCGCAGGCGGCCATCCGGGGCAGGCGCACAATTGTCGCTGCTATGCCGAGCCGGTCAGTCCCAGTACCCCCGACGATGTCACGCTTGTGGATTACGTACCGAGGGCCGGGGGCTATCCTCTTCAAGACCTCGCCGAGCATGAGGCCGCGGGCGGGCACACGATTGAATTGCACGTCGGCAAGAGCGAGGCTTTCCTCATCGGCATGGTCACCGTGCCGCAAGCCAGGACGCTGTTCTACACGGTCTACCGCTGGCGCCACGGTTCATTCAGCTCGCCAGCGGCTGCCGAGAGGTTGACGAATGCGAACCTTTCCCGCAATGCAGACATTGTGAATGCGGTCGCGACTGGACGATTGGAGGACGCTTTCATAACAAGCACCTTCTCCAGCATCACCGGCCAAGAGGCATATCGGTTGACCCGAAGAGCCTCGTCGCCGATTCGGCTGCGGACAACCTATGGTGTGGGAACATATATTCGCCATGCCCCGGACATGCCGAACGGCTTCATAATCATAACCTCCTATCCAAGGGACGAATAG
- a CDS encoding TetR family transcriptional regulator C-terminal domain-containing protein, translated as MTTDRRTAILSAAADLIRENGVAAVRTRDVTTRAGVGIGLLNHYFKWGELRALAAAQALWAEIDRVVPDAPTPDRQLDVFLTRAFGEDADPLWRLWIEVTDLAMSDPDMARAAEGCAEGILDELAAILEQGAANGQWHCPAPRAAALRILAFHDGLVGFVLTGLPKLERAEAAENLKRFVALELGTPQHRPLGTQGA; from the coding sequence ATGACCACTGATCGCCGCACCGCCATCCTGTCCGCCGCCGCAGACCTGATCCGCGAAAACGGGGTTGCGGCGGTGCGCACGCGCGATGTCACCACCCGCGCAGGCGTCGGTATCGGGTTGCTCAACCACTATTTCAAATGGGGTGAACTTCGGGCCCTTGCGGCGGCGCAGGCCCTCTGGGCCGAAATCGACCGCGTCGTGCCCGATGCACCGACGCCGGACCGGCAGCTTGATGTCTTTCTGACGCGCGCTTTCGGCGAAGACGCCGACCCCCTGTGGCGGCTCTGGATCGAGGTGACCGACCTTGCCATGTCCGACCCTGACATGGCGCGTGCGGCCGAGGGCTGCGCCGAGGGTATTCTGGACGAACTGGCAGCCATTCTGGAACAGGGCGCAGCTAACGGTCAATGGCACTGCCCCGCACCCCGCGCCGCGGCTCTGCGCATCCTTGCGTTTCATGACGGGCTGGTTGGTTTCGTGCTGACCGGCTTGCCAAAACTGGAACGCGCCGAAGCCGCAGAGAATCTGAAACGCTTCGTGGCACTGGAGCTTGGGACGCCGCAGCATCGGCCTTTGGGAACTCAAGGGGCATGA
- a CDS encoding DUF418 domain-containing protein — translation MTRTSSVDVLRGFALLGIGIVNLPHLALPMAAALASPEGTLDLIAKGIVGLLFEGKFFVLFSFLFGWGFGVQLASAERSGVPAAAQYRARLIALALFGVAHALLIFHGDILLAYAVLGAGLWGLRDATPRRLVRIAAAMVPLAALAFTALAVLDASAEDMAQGTMDLSGLGYQGSFLDAVMQRLADWPIALVVVVLFNGPLAFGAFCLGLAAQKAGFFDPASPVQGALAARVPVLLAVALPANALYAAATLGLLPAGWPTTLGYAALALGAPTLAAVYVVAVLRLTPRLGLLAPAGSMPLTGYVAQGLLAGALFHGWGLGLFGTLGNAALLGMAFLIWGAVTIAAILWRQQWERGPLDAALRAVVRRLGRSGSRP, via the coding sequence ATGACCCGTACTTCTTCTGTCGATGTGCTGCGCGGTTTTGCCCTTCTGGGCATCGGCATCGTCAACCTGCCGCATCTGGCACTGCCCATGGCAGCGGCGCTTGCCTCACCCGAGGGCACGCTGGATCTGATCGCCAAGGGCATTGTCGGCCTGCTGTTTGAGGGCAAGTTCTTCGTCCTGTTTTCCTTCCTGTTCGGCTGGGGGTTCGGCGTGCAACTGGCCTCGGCCGAGCGTTCCGGAGTGCCTGCCGCAGCGCAATACCGCGCGCGCCTGATCGCGCTGGCGCTCTTCGGGGTCGCGCATGCGCTCCTTATCTTTCATGGTGACATCCTCTTGGCTTATGCCGTGCTGGGTGCCGGGCTTTGGGGCCTGCGCGATGCCACGCCGCGACGCCTTGTCCGGATTGCAGCGGCGATGGTGCCCTTGGCCGCTTTGGCATTTACGGCACTCGCGGTTCTCGATGCCTCCGCCGAAGACATGGCGCAAGGCACCATGGACCTGAGCGGCCTGGGGTATCAGGGCAGCTTCCTTGATGCGGTGATGCAGCGGCTGGCCGACTGGCCCATCGCCTTGGTGGTTGTGGTTCTGTTCAACGGACCGCTGGCCTTCGGGGCCTTCTGTCTGGGTCTTGCCGCACAGAAGGCCGGGTTTTTCGACCCTGCATCGCCTGTGCAAGGCGCGCTTGCCGCCCGGGTCCCGGTGCTGCTGGCCGTAGCCCTGCCGGCCAACGCCCTGTATGCGGCGGCAACCCTGGGGCTGCTGCCAGCCGGCTGGCCCACGACACTCGGCTATGCGGCGCTTGCGCTTGGCGCACCTACACTGGCCGCTGTCTATGTCGTCGCGGTGTTGCGCCTGACGCCACGGCTGGGTCTCTTGGCCCCGGCCGGGTCGATGCCGCTGACGGGCTATGTCGCGCAGGGGCTGCTGGCCGGGGCGCTGTTCCACGGCTGGGGGCTTGGACTGTTCGGCACGCTTGGCAACGCAGCCCTTCTGGGTATGGCCTTTCTGATCTGGGGGGCTGTCACGATCGCGGCCATACTCTGGCGGCAGCAGTGGGAGCGCGGCCCCCTCGACGCCGCCTTGCGCGCCGTGGTCAGACGATTGGGCAGGTCCGGCTCTCGTCCCTGA